In the Malassezia vespertilionis chromosome 3, complete sequence genome, one interval contains:
- the YSH1 gene encoding endoribonuclease ysh1 (COG:A; EggNog:ENOG503NWQM) → MAGEDAAVASPMMEDKLRIEMLALTYIMEKTNFKEGRGKVYMTHPTKAIYRFLMSDFVRISNAGSDRMLFDEAEMLASWRQIEAVDYHQEVIIGGALRFTPYHAGHVLGACMFMLEIAGIRVLYTGDYSREEDRHLVQAEVPPVRPDVLICESTYGTQSLEPRLDKEMRFTSLIHTIINRGGRVLLPVFVLGRAQELLLLLDEYWEAHPELHSIPIYYASSLARKCISIYQTYIHTMNHHIRARFNRRDNPFVFKHVSNLRSLDKFEDKGPCVMMASPGFMQNGISRELLERWAPDKRNGVIVNGYSVEGTMARDILSDPEEIMGLSGQRIPRRMSVDYISFSAHVDYTQNSRFIDEVKAKHIVLVHGEVKNMSGLRAALQSRYNDRDDDVKIYMPRNCDPLFLAFRADRTAKVIGHLADKPPLTDKPIDGLLVAKDFSYTVLAPQDLGEFTGLGTNTILQRQRVALRVGWELVRWHLEGMYGSIQDGVDLEGVRTLRIMNVVDIKQPHAHELLLEWVASISNDMVADSAIALLLSIDSSPAAVKVTMQNHVCAHQHEPDVHLTQQEALTALLEAHFGHVQMAEVGGHAQEEAAMESGETQIQGADAPPDEIPADAPVTDNEPTTPPLAQLLATIPGPLRAAMTIELDGEPAMIELTNMHVYALSESLRQRVERLVAMVRSTYQSLSDAFYLVPTNTTMLFQGPHSQVQPPTESTAPRKALEACP, encoded by the exons ATGGCGGGCGAAGATGCAGCGGTGGCATCGCCCATGATGGAGGACAAGCTCCGCATTGAGATGCTAG CACTCACCTACATTATGGAAAAAACCAACTTCAAGGAAGGGCGCGGAAAGGTGTACATGACGCACCCCACCAAGGCGATCTATCGATTCCTCATGTCTGACTTTGTGCGGATCAGCAATGCTGGCTCCGACCGCATGCTCTTTGACGAAGCGGAAATGCTGGCGTCGTGGCGCCAAATTGAGGCCGTCGACTACCACCAGGAAGTCATTattggcggcgcactgcgcttcACGCCCTACCACGCAGGCCATGTGCTTGGTGCATGCATGTTCATGCTTGAAATTGCCGGGATCCGTGTCCTGTACACGGGCGACTATAGCCGTGAAGAAGACCGGCACCTTGTCCAGGCCGAAGTCCCCCCTGTGCGCCCCGACGTGCTCATCTGCGAAAGTACGTACGGGACACAGAGTCTGGAGCCGCGGTTAGACAAGGAGATGCGCTTTACCTCGCTCATCCACACCATTATCAACCGCGGCGGGCGTGTTTTGCTGCCCGTATTCGTGCTTGGCCGTGCCCAAGAACTCCTGCTCCTTTTGGACGAGTACTGGGAAGCGCACCCGGAGCTGCACTCGATACCTATCTACTATGCCTCTAGTTTGGCCCGCAAGTGTATTTCCATTTACCAGACCTACATTCACACCATGAACCACCAcatccgcgcgcgcttcaaCCGGCGCGACAACCCATTTGTGTTCAAGCATGTGAGCAACCTGCGCAGTTTGGACAAGTTTGAAGACAAAGGACCTTGTGTAATGATGGCCAGTCCAGGCTTTATGCAGAACGGCATCAGCCGCGAGCTTCTGGAGCGATGGGCGCCGGACAAGCGCAACGGGGTAATTGTGAATGGGTACTCTGTCGAAGgtaccatggcgcgcgacatTCTGAGCGATCCTGAGGAGATTATGGGCCTCAGTGGCCAGCGTATTCCCCGGCGCATGTCTGTCGACTACATTTCCTTCTCTGCGCACGTCGACTATACGCAAAACTCGCGTTTCATCGACGAAGTCAAGGCCAAGCATATCGTCCTCGTGCACGGCGAAGTGAAGAATATGAGCGGACtacgcgctgcgctgcaaagcaGGTACAATGAccgcgacgacgacgtgaAGATATACATGCCGCGCAACTGCGATCCGCTCTTCCTTGCGTTCCGCGCGGATCGTACCGCGAAAGTGATTGGGCATCTCGCGGATAAGCCACCACTTACAGACAAGCCGATTGACGGCCTGCTGGTTGCGAAGGATTTCTCGTATACCGTGCTAGCGCCCCAGGATTTGGGCGAGTTTACAGGGTTGGGCACAAACACCATCCTtcagcggcagcgcgtggcgctgcgtgtaGGATGGGAGCTCGTGCGGTGGCACTTGGAGGGCATGTATGGCTCAATTCAAGACGGCGTAGATTTAGAGGGCGTGCGGACTTTGCGGATCATGAATGTGGTCGATATCAAGcagccgcacgcgcacgaACTGTTGTTGGAATGGGTCGCGAGTATTTCCAACGATATGGTCGCTGATTCCGCCATTGCCCTGCTGCTAAGCATCGATAGTAGCCCAGCAGCCGTCAAGGTAACGATGCAGAACCATGTATGCGCACACCAGCACGAGCCAGATGTGCACTTGACGCAGCAAGAAGCGCTCACGGCGCTCTTGGAGGCGCATTTCGGCCATGTCCAAATGGCAGAAGTCGGGGGACATGCGCAGGAGGAAGCAGCGATGGAGAGCGGGGAGACACAGATCCAAGGCGCCGATGCTCCCCCCGATGAGATCCCTGCCGATGCCCCTGTCACAGACAATGAGCCCACTACGCCGCCCCTGGCCCAGCTCCTCGCGACCATTCCAGGACCCCTTCGCGCGGCAATGACCATCGAGCTGGACGGCGAGCCTGCGATGATTGAGCTGACCAACATGCACGTCTACGCGCTCTCCGAGTCGCTTCGGcagcgcgtggagcgcctcgttgcAATGGTACGCTCCACGTACCAATCCTTATCGGACGCATTCTACCTCGTGCCCACGAATACGACCATGCTCTTCCAAGGCCCACACAGCCAAGTGCAGCCACCTACAGAGTCTACAGCGCCACGGAAAGCCCTTGAGGCATGTCCATAG
- the RAX1 gene encoding Bud site selection protein, Revert to axial protein 1 (TransMembrane:3 (i173-197o209-237i258-281o); EggNog:ENOG503NTZZ; COG:S): MARRLPTLLEVLRGESAPPVDLHAFYAFLYRYNDEYALDFWFQARIHTQMCLAYTQHSPAPSAEKETGMEPVALEPSHSHIALLSTDVQLTELVTNAQSTYERYFLAGEHELVLPNSVRQSMQYPSDVATYTGDIAELASVFKAAEEYVFVHLQTYAYPAFLQRNTFSNMEPLMAWARFSVGLFIFWIALTVGFAFVFTDTRHATRVWILLPTVVAMYFLVSYMYTMDPILALLRYTEMAPFHMRKVEDGYIAKQQRLHAMSALLMIALLTAAFTVLFVFVPGHHL, translated from the coding sequence ATGGCGCGTCGCCTGCCAACGCTGCTGGAAGTTTTACGAGGCgagagcgcgccgccggtaGACTTGCACGCCTTTTACGCATTTTTGTATCGATATAATGACGAGTACGCGCTGGATTTTTGGTTCCAGGCGCGGATACACACACAAATGTGCCTAGCCTATACCCAACACAGCCCAGCCCCCTCTGCCGAAAAAGAGACTGGAATGGAGCCCGTGGCGCTTGAGCCATCGCACAGTCATATTGCATTACTGAGCACGGATGTTCAGCTTACCGAGCTTGTTACGAACGCGCAGTCCACGTACGAACGCTACTTTCTAGCTGGAGAACACGAGCTTGTATTGCCCAACTCGGTGCGACAATCGATGCAGTACCCCTCGGACGTGGCTACATACACAGGCGATATTGCAGAGCTTGCGTCCGTGTTCAAAGCGGCCGAAGAATACGTGTTTGTGCATCTCCAGACGTACGCATACCCCGCTTTCTTACAGCGAAACACGTTTTCCAACATGGAACCGCTCATGGCCTGGGCGCGATTCAGCGTGGGCCTCTTTATTTTTTGGATTGCGCTCACGGTCGGGTTTGCATTTGTGTTCACCGATACACGGCATGCGACGCGCGTTTGGATCCTGCTTCCTACCGTGGTCGCCATGTACTTTTTGGTATCGTACATGTACACGATGGACCCTATACTCGCATTGTTGCGCTATACAGAGATGGCACCGTTCCACATGCGCAAAGTGGAAGATGGGTATATtgcaaagcagcagcggctccATGCCATGAGTGCATTGCTCATGATTGCATTGCTCACGGCGGCATTCACCGTCTTGTTTGTATTTGTCCCCGGACATCACCTCTGA
- a CDS encoding uncharacterized protein (COG:S; EggNog:ENOG503P8R2; BUSCO:EOG09265KQ4) produces MRAGTRPVARALHRPTSVCLPLARAHACATRRFAHTGKEEGAPKSMDLPSAAPAGTVFKGLSIYKNQPDPVALPDSEYPPWLWELLEDPAVKPTKTLMVGDIDTTGLSKGEARAALKRSAKVARAHVRRQQEKEAKEAAKLLSMSAAQKAAVAARAAAKAAEDARPKTAVEVAGQEKDARRALRKKNRAAIKANNFVRST; encoded by the coding sequence ATGCGTGCTGGGACGAGGCccgtggcgcgcgctttgcaccGGCCAACATCGGTATGtctgccgcttgcgcgtgcacacgctTGTGCAACACGGCGATTTGCACATACTGGAAAAGAAGAGGGAGCGCCCAAGTCGATGGATTTGCCTTCGGCAGCGCCTGCGGGCACCGTGTTCAAAGGCTTATCTATCTACAAGAACCAACCGGATCCTGTGGCACTGCCTGATAGCGAATACCCGCCATGGCTTTGGGAACTGCTGGAGGACCCCGCAGTAAAGCCGACCAAGACGCTCATGGTGGGTGATATTGATACAACCGGCCTTTCCAAGGGTGAagctcgtgcggcgctcaagcgcagtgcaaaggttgcgcgtgcacatgTCCGGCGCCAGCAGGAGAAGGAGGCGAAAGAGGCGGCTAAGCTATTGAGCATGTCGGCCGCACAAAAAGCTGcagtcgcggcgcgcgcggctgcgAAGGCTGCTGAGGATGCGCGGCCCAAAACGGCTGTTGAAGTCGCTGGCCAAGAGAAGGATGCTAGGCGTGCGCTACGCAAAAAGAATCGCGCTGCGATTAAAGCAAATAACTTTGTCCGGTCTACATAA
- a CDS encoding uncharacterized protein (COG:U; EggNog:ENOG503NVMA): protein MRASILQEALAASGCTIDRHGALQAHIAESLEDAMVNELDRAHINEDTHTAALQTPVDPLVWLLGMVRPVPTARPLREETKDVQEHDDFAASTQQRDAAVPPPVVELTYMVAAEKCPPPLHAARADLPAPASAYADPYGFRHVARDAQHNAESKRGSTLSAPSLRELLDVYDQKQEARKEEWDAYLVKHAPAIENAPQSAWQGLFLRLRRLDMATSNGKAQWRSFQRMCTHGVPMAYRPMVWSECVRASELAEPGRYQELVAAVDQAPKRDKQITLDVFRTMPTNLFFGKSGAGVAKLQRILEAHSMYSPSRGYCQGMNNIAAILLLTYASEEDAFWAFVGIIETILPPAYFATEMHVAQADQRILLSLVRTGMPRIAAHMRALRVELAAVTYAWFLSLFTSSLPADTLFRVWDILLVDGSSAMFRIAYAILALDAQELLATQTAAAFYDRLHLAAAQLTDADRLIEVSPCVDPCVVYHDAA, encoded by the exons ATGCGTGCGTCGATCctgcaagaagcgcttgctgcgtcGGGATGCACCATCGATA GGCATGGAGCATTGCAAGCGCACATTGCAGAATCGTTGGAGGATGCGATGGTGAACGAGCTGGATCGTGCTCACATTAATGAAGACACACAtactgctgcgctgcaaacgccAGTGGATCCACTCGTGTGGCTGCTCGGTATGGTGCGGCCAGTGCCGACAGCGCGGCCTTTGCGCGAGGAGACGAAGGATGTACAGGAGCACGATGATTTTGCGGCCAGTACTcagcagcgcgatgcagcagtGCCGCCGCCTGTTGTCGAGCTTACGTACATGGTGGCCGCTGAAAAATGTCCGCCGCCCCTACATGCGGCACGAGCGGATttgccagcgccagcgtcAGCGTATGCCGACCCGTATGGCTTTCGCCATGTGGCGCGAGATGCACAGCACAATGCAGAGTCCAAGCGTGGCTCTACGCTCAGTGCCCCTTccttgcgcgagctgctcgacgtgTACGACCAAAAGCAAGAGGCGCGTAAAGAGGAATGGGATGCCTACCTGGTGAAGCATGCACCCGCCATAGAAAATGCACCCCAGTCGGCATGGCAGGGTTTATTTCTCCGCTTGCGCAGGCTTGACATGGCCACATCCAATGGAAAAGCGCAGTGGCGCAGTTTCCAGCGTATGTGCACCCACGGCGTCCCCATGGCGTACCGTCCCATGGTATGGTCCGAATGTGTACGTGCTagcgagcttgccgagccTGGACGGTACCAGGAGCTTGTCGCAGCTGTGGACCAAGCGCCCAAACGAGATAAGCAAATCACTCTGGACGTATTCCGCACGATGCCAACCAACCTTTTCTTTGGTaaaagcggcgcgggtgtcgccaagctgcagcgcatcttGGAAGCACACTCCATGTACAGTCCCTCGCGAGGATATTGCCAAGGCATGAATAACATCGCGGCGATACTTTTGCTCACGTACGCGAGCGAAGAAGATGCATTTTGGGCGTTTGTCGGGATCATTGAAACGATCCTGCCGCCCGCATACTTTGCGACAGAAATGCACGTTGCCCAAGCGGATCAGCGGATCCTGCTTTcgcttgtgcgcaccggcatgccgcgcatcgctgcgcatatgcgagcgctgcgcgtagAACTTGCTGCTGTAACCTATGCTTGGTTTCTTTCTCTTTTTACAAGTTCGCTACCGGCCGAC ACGCTCTTCCGAGTCTGGGATATCTTGCTGGTGGACGGTAGCAGTGCCATGTTCCGCATTGCGTATGCGATTCTTGCTTTGGACGCACAAGAATTGCTCGCGACACAAACCGCCGCTGCATTTTACGACCGCCTGCatttggcggcggcgcagctaACGGATGCAGACAGGTTGATCGAGGTAT CTCCGTGCGTCGATCCGTGCGTCGTATATCACGACGCGGCGTAA
- the VMA4 gene encoding V-ATPase V1 sector subunit E (COG:C; EggNog:ENOG503NXSD; BUSCO:EOG09264OML) — MSQAMNDEEVLTELKKMVAFIRQEAVEKAREIQVKADEDFAIEKAKIVQKETLSVDNQFEKKKRQVVQEQKIAKSNRCNKARLEVLKARQENLQTLFENAAEQLTQLTEDQAKYKTLLQDLVLQGLLDINEPEVQVTARSGDVQLVQGILDDATNKYKEATGRTTKVQVVDGLPQDSKGGVKLAGNGGKVWVNNTLELRLQLLEEFMLPELRMDLFGPNKERKFYT; from the exons ATGTCGCAAGCCATGAACGACGAGGAGGTGCTCACCGAGCTTAAGAAGATGGTCGCCTTCATTCGTCAGGAGGCCGTTGagaaggcgcgcgaaatcCAAGTCAAAGCAGACGAGGACTTTGCGATCGAAAAAGCCAAGATTGTGCAGAAGGAGACGTTGAGCGTCGATAACCAATTtgaaaaaaaaaagcggcAAGTCGTGCAAGAACAGAAGAT CGCCAAATCGAATCGGTGCAACAAGGCACGTCTCGAGGTGCTCAAAGCGCGGCAGGAGAATCTCCAAACACTGTTTGAGAACGCGGCGGAGCAGCTGACCCAACTTACTGAGGACCAGGCCAAGTACAAGACGCTTCTGCAAGATCTCGTGCTGCAGGGCCTTCTCGACATCAACGAGCCCGAAGTACAGGTTACTGCACGCTCTGGCGATGTACAGCTCGTGCAAGGAATCCTTGACGACGCGACGAACAAGTACAAAGAGGCGACGGGGCGTACCACCAAGGTTCAAGTCGTCGACGGCCTGCCCCAGGATAGCAAGGGTGGTGTCAAGCTTGCCGGTAACGGCGGTAAGGTGTGGGTAAATAACACACTAgagctgcgcctgcagctcTTGGAGGAGTTT ATGCTTCCtgagctgcgcatggaCCTATTTGGCCCCAACAAAGAGCGCAA ATTCTATACGTAA
- the CDC54 gene encoding DNA helicase (EggNog:ENOG503NWYY; COG:L) produces the protein MSNAPSSDGVARSDEHTSSLGIPSSSPVRNAQVDRLRSDTGVSPLHFPTSSPGSFGRRPPSTSSVAGDGEPLFFPPSSGSTPRHNRRGDIHSSLSTSSPSAIRRQYVTMRGRPSEAGSEGTMPRGPASDAFTFSQPSAEDNEQDVIANASQKVIWGTNVSVGETMQLFRAFLRGFRLKYRWAYVRSQGLTHERTPHADGELLLYQSYLRQMRYTNQTNLNLRLSDLAAFPPSKRLSVQAQRYPQEVVPIMDQVLKDEMLELAESDSKDHEPDTTREQIEMMEGLIFKVRPYGGTTVNMRDLNPKDIDSLVTIRGLVIRVTPIIPDMKEGFFRCMVCNHTVQVEIDRGRITEPNRCPRDVCNQLGSLALVHNRCVFADRQVIRVQETPDVVPDGQTPHTISICVYDELVDVCKPGDRIEVTGIFRGIPVRVNPRQRVLKSLFKTYVDVVHLRLSNARRLALDLSTRDQVSAKSVGVGGDDDGEEFDMAANANADAASAAPPSSGQTLLLPREEIREQVEEIAQRPDAYDLLARSLAPSIHEMDDMKRGVLLQLFGGTNKSVATGGGMGGPRYRGDINVLIVGDPGTSKSQMLQYVHKIAPRGTYVSGKGSSAVGLTAYVTRDPETRQLVLESGALVLSDGGVCCIDEFDKMSDATRSVLHEVMEQQTVSVAKAGIITTLNARTSVLAAANPIGSKYNAMLPISKNIDLPPTLISRFDLVYLVLDHVDEANDRRLARHLVGMYLEDAPMSAARDILPVELLTAYISYARANVLPVLSADASNRLALRYVELRKAGEDPRSAERRITATTRQLESMIRLSEAHARMRLSPVVTVEDVEEANRLIRDAAKSSATDPTTGLIDLDLLTTGRTVQQRRMAGDMRAQLLNVLGEFSDAAGGRSRPVRLVDVMQQLREQSSVHVDATDLNDALQTLESEGLVQIAGDRDRRTVRLV, from the coding sequence ATGTCGAATGCGCCGTCCTCGGACggtgtcgcgcgcagcgacgagcATACGTCAAGCTTAGGCATTCCATCTTCGAGCCCTGTGCGTAATGCACAAGTAGATCGATTGCGCTCCGACACGGGCGTGAGCCCTTTGCATTTCCCCACGTCGTCGCCCGGCTCGTTTGGCCGTCGTCCGCCGTCGACGTCGAGCGTTGCGGGCGATGGCGAGCCACTCTTTTTTCCGCCGTCATCTGGATCGACACCGCGCCATAACAGGCGCGGGGATATCCACTCGTCGCTCTCCACTAGCTCGCCTAGCGCGATCCGGAGGCAGTATGTGACGATGCGCGGCCGCCCGAGCGAGGCCGGCTCCGAAGGTACGATGCCGCGCGGCCCAGCAAGCGATGCGTTTACTTTTTCGCAACCTTCTGCGGAGGATAATGAGCAGGATGTGATTGCAAATGCGTCGCAAAAAGTAATCTGGGGTACCAACGTGTCGGTGGGCGAGACGATGCAGCTCTTTCGTGCATTTTTGCGCGGATTCCGTCTCAAGTACCGCTGGGCGTATGTGCGCTCCCAAGGCCTTACGCATGaacgcacgccgcatgcCGATGGCGAGCTGCTTCTTTACCAATCCTACCTGCGCCAGATGCGGTACACGAACCAGACTAATTTGAATCTGCGCCTGAGCGACCTTGCAGCGTTTCCCCCTTCGAAGCGGTTGAgcgtgcaggcacagcGGTATCCTCAAGAAGTGGTGCCCATCATGGACCAGGTGCTCAAAGACGAGATGCTTGAGCTTGCTGAGTCGGACAGCAAAGACCACGAGCCCGACACGACGCGCGAGCAAATCGAGATGATGGAGGGCCTGATTTTCAAAGTGCGCCCTTACGGCGGCACGACTGTTAACATGCGCGACCTAAACCCCAAAGACATTGATAGCCTCGTCACTATCCGTGGCCTGGTGATTCGCGTCACGCCCATCATTCCCGATATGAAGGAAGGCTTCTTCCGATGCATGGTGTGCAACCATACGGTCCAAGTCGAGATCGACCGAGGCCGGATTACAGAGCCGAATAGGTGCCCCCGGGACGTGTGCAACCAGCTCGGGTCTCTTGCGTTGGTGCACAATCGGTGCGTGTTTGCTGATAGGCAAGTCATCCGGGTGCAAGAGACACCAGATGTGGTGCCGGATGGCCAAACACCGCACACGATCAGTATCTGTGTGTACGACGAGCTGGTCGATGTGTGCAAGCCCGGCGACCGAATCGAAGTCACGGGCATTTTTCGTGGAATTCCTGTGCGTGTGAACCCGCGACAGCGCGTGTTGAAGAGCTTGTTCAAGACGTATGTCGATGTAGTTCACCTGCGTTTGAGTAACGCACGTCGACTCGCGCTCGATCTTTCCACACGCGACCAAGTCAGCGCGAAATCGGTCGGCGTtggcggcgacgacgacggaGAAGAGTTTGACATGGCAGCCAACGCCaacgccgacgccgcgagcgcggcgccgccgagtAGCGGCCAAACACTGCTTCTCCCACGCGAGGAGATCCGCGAGCAAGTCGAGGAaattgcgcagcgccccgACGCATACGATTTGCTTGCACGGAGCCTTGCGCCCAGCATTCACGAGATGGACGACATGAAACGCGGCGTCCTTTTGCAGCTCTTTGGCGGCACCAACAAGAGTGTGGCGACCGggggcggcatgggcggccCGCGCTACCGCGGCGATATCAATGTGCTCATTGTCGGTGATCCAGGCACGTCCAAGAGCCAAATGCTGCAGTACGTGCACAAAatagcgccgcgcggcacctACGTCTCTGGCAAAGGCTCCTCGGCAGTGGGTCTCACTGCATATGTCACCCGCGATCCCGAGACTCGACAGCTTGTGTTGgagagcggcgctttggtCTTGTCCGACGGCGGTGTATGCTGTATCGACGAGTTTGACAAAATGTCCGatgcgacgcgcagcgtcttACACGAAGTCATGGAGCAGCAGACGGTAAGTGTGGCCAAGGCAGGCATCATTACCACGctcaatgcacgcacctcggtgcttgctgcagcgaaCCCAATCGGGTCCAAGTACAATGCGATGCTCCCTATTTCCAAGAACATCGATTTGCCCCCCACGCTCATTTCACGCTTTGATCTCGTCTATCTTGTGCTGGACCACGTCGACGAGGCAAACGATcggcgcctcgcgcgccatttgGTCGGCATGTACTTGGAAGATGCGCCCATGTCTGCAGCCCGCGACATTTTGCCTGTCGAGCTGCTCACCGCCTATATTTCgtatgcacgcgccaaTGTCTTGCCCGTCTTGTCGGCAGATGCAAGCAATcggcttgcgctgcgctacgtcgagctgcgcaaggcaggCGAAGACCCACGAAGTGCAGAGCGCAGGATTACTGCGACGACGCGGCAGCTGGAAAGCATGATCCGTCTCTCCGAAGCCCATGCCCGGATGCGCCTTTCGCCCGTCGTGACTGTCGAAGACGTCGAGGAAGCGAATCGCTTGATCCGCGATGCGGCCAAGTCCAGCGCAACCGACCCCACCACGGGGCTGATCGACTTGGACTTGCTCACCACTGGGCGCACagtgcagcagcggcgcatggctgGGGAtatgcgtgcgcagctgctcaatgTCCTCGGCGAGTTTAGTGACGCTGCGGGCGGTCGCTCAAGGCCTGTGCGGCTTGTAGATGTGATGCAACAATTGCGCGAGCAGAGCTCCGTGCATGTGGATGCGACGGACTTgaacgatgcgctgcaaacgctCGAGTCCGAGGGGCTGGTACAGATTGCAGGCGATCGCGACCGGCGTACAGTGCGTCTAGTGTAG
- the MAD2 gene encoding Mitotic spindle checkpoint component mad2 (EggNog:ENOG503NXDB; BUSCO:EOG09264BJC; COG:D; COG:Z), which produces MAQAVAQAPTRTHLTLKGSTALVHEFFHYSVQSILYQRGIYPSDDFRTVKKFGLQMLATTDEDLADYLERAMFQLQTWLEQGKVRRLVVAIVEKDTQETVERWQFDVEVLNTPVAGPDAVPQSAPKSMQKTDAQVKAEIAAIIKQITASCTFLPMLEEPCAFQILAYTDADVAVPVEWSESNARLIAEGKAEQVKLRSFSTHVHRVDAMVAYKREEDEM; this is translated from the coding sequence ATGGCCCAAGCcgtggcgcaggcgccgaCGCGGACGCACCTCACGCTAAAAGGCTCGAccgcgcttgtgcacgaGTTTTTTCACTACTCTGTGCAGAGCATTTTGTACCAGCGCGGCATCTACCCGTCGGATGATTTCCGTACGGTCAAGAAATTCGGCTTGCAAATGCTCGCGACGACCGACGAGGATTTGGCCGATTATTTAGAGCGCGCAATGTTTCAGCTGCAAACATGGCTGGAGCAGGGCAAGGTGCGCCGTCTGGTTGTTGCGATTGTAGAGAAAGATACACAGGAGACGGTCGAACGCTGGCAGTTTGACGTCGAGGTGCTGAATACCCCCGTCGCGGGCCCTGACGCTGtgccgcaaagcgcgccgaaatCGATGCAGAAAACCGATGCACAGGTCAAGGCTGAGATTGCGGCGATCATCAAGCAGATCACGGCCTCGTGTACGTTTTTGCCGATGCTCGAGGAGCCGTGTGCGTTCCAAATCTTGGCGTACACCGACGCGGATGTCGCCGTGCCTGTGGAATGGTCCGAGTCCAATGCGCGGCTGATTGCAGAGGGCAAGGCCGAGCAGgtcaagctgcgcagcttcaGTACACATGTCCACAGAGTCGATGCAATGGTCGCGTACAAGCGcgaggaggacgagatGTAA
- the SIW14 gene encoding protein-tyrosine-phosphatase (COG:V; EggNog:ENOG503P23A): protein MALIETRVVPEVPIDYTALLCRRPNESVRIPAPPTRLSFLEQILRANAATKENDARNEAAPTEDMGASQSALPEELVPPENFAMVNSWIYRSSFPKKKHFPFLKTLGLRSVLTLILEDYPEQNINFLDENGIRFFQYGIPGNKEPFVQIPDKTITAALVTLLDRRNYPILIHCNKGKHRTGCLIGCLRKLQQWSLTTIFDEYRRFSFPKARSMDQEFIELFHESEVWPQIEPKWLPRWAVLVRGTPQSMHAIQELGAEEEHEEEVRGM from the exons ATGGCATTGATCGAAACGCGTGTCGTGCCAGAGGTGCCGATCGATTATACGGCGCTTCTGTGCCGGCGTCCAAACGAGAGCGTGCGCATACCTGCGCCTCCGACGCGGCTTTCGTTCCTGGAGCAGATTCTGCGCGCGAATGCCGCGACGAAAGAGAACGATGCACGCAACGaggcggcgccgacggaGGACAtgggcgcgtcgcaaagcgcgctgccCGAAGAGCTTGTGCCGCCGGAGAACTTTGCCATGGTAAACTCGTGGATCTACCGCAGCAGCTTTCCCAAGAAGAAACACTTTCCTTTTTTAAAAACGCTCGGGCTACGGAGTGTATT AACATTGATCCTCGAAGACTACCCCGAGCAGAATATCAACTTCTTGGACGAAAACGGCATTCGTTTTTTTCAGTACGGTATCCCCGGGAACAAGGAGCCGTTTGTACAGA TCCCCGACAAGACTAtcaccgccgcgctcgtaACGCTACTCGACCGACGAAACTACCCGATCCTGATCCACTGCAACAAAGGCAAGCACCGTACCGGGTGTTTGATTGGATGTTTACGCAAACTACAGCAGTGGTCGCTGACGACCATCTTTGACGAGTACCGCCGCTTTAGTTTCCCCAAAGCGCGGAGTATGGACCAGGAATTCATCGAGCTCTTCCACGAGAGCGAGGTGTGGCCGCAGATCGAGCCAAAGTGgctgccgcgctgggcggtCTTGGTACGCGGCACACCGCAGAGTATGCACGCGATCcaggagcttggcgcggaAGAAGAGCACGAAGAAGAAGTGCGCGGAATGTAA